One window of the Octopus sinensis linkage group LG9, ASM634580v1, whole genome shotgun sequence genome contains the following:
- the LOC115215473 gene encoding uncharacterized protein LOC115215473, which produces MNEAGRNPKKGLNTIMRSIKYENVNGKKGLGSRDEHVWVGRCPRVSQPGLGRHPSTACSSNNRKVSMNFGCWNVRTLLNSESNKRYPVRRSALIGKETQRYAMDIVALSETRFLWQGNFAEKSRGYTFYWSGKEEKENCKKESDALKTSLVDDLEELPYSANDRMILLRLPLKKGRYVPTMNVSDNEKLSFYDVLSENIRKISHEDKIIILGDFNARVGKDHKTWGVIEKQSGKL; this is translated from the coding sequence ATGAATGAGGCTGGTCGTAACCCGAAAAAAGGCTTAAATACAATTATGAGATCTATAAAGTATGAAAATGTAAATGGCAAAAAGGGCTTGGGATCCAGAGATGAACACGTCTGGGTCGGCAGGTGCCCCAGGGTATCGCAGCCTGGGCTCGGTCGTCATCCTTCCACTGcatgcagcagcaacaacagaaaagTTTCCATGAATTTTGGATGCTGGAATGTAAGAACATTATTAAATTCAGAATCAAATAAAAGATACCCAGTGAGAAGGTCTGCTCTTATTGGTAAGGAAACGCAAAGGTATGCAATGGACATTGTAGCATTATCAGAGACTAGATTTCTTTGGCAAGGTAACTTTGCTGAGAAATCCAGAGGCTATACATTTTATTGGagtgggaaagaagaaaaagaaaattgcaaaaaagAAAGTGATGCTCTGAAAACCTCCTTGGTTGATGATTTAGAGGAACTGCCATACAGTGCAAACGATAGAATGATATTGCTGAGGTTGCCTTTAAAGAAAGGCCGGTATGTACCAACTATGAATGTAAGTGATAATGAAAAGCTCTCCTTTTATGATGTATTGAGCGAAAATATCCGCAAAATTTCACACGAGGATAAGATTATTATATTGGGCGATTTTAATGCTAGAGTTGGTAAAGATCATAAGACATGGGGTGTGATTGAAAAACAGAGTGGGAAATTGTAA